A stretch of Gymnodinialimonas phycosphaerae DNA encodes these proteins:
- the purB gene encoding adenylosuccinate lyase, translating into MIPRYSRPEMVAIWEPATKFRIWYEIEAHACDAMADLGVIPRENADAVWKAKDVEFDVARIDEIEAVTKHDVIAFLTHLAEHVGSDEARFVHQGMTSSDVLDTCLNVQLVRAADILIADLENLLAALKRRAMEHKMTVRVGRSHGIHAEPTTMGLTFARFYAEMDRNLARMKLAREEVATGAISGAVGTFANIDPRVEEHVCAQLGLTPEPISTQVIPRDRHAMFFATLGVIASSIENVATEIRHMQRTEVLEGAEFFSVGQKGSSAMPHKKNPVLTENLTGLARLVRMSVVPAMENVALWHERDISHSSVERAIGPDSTVTLDFALNRLTGVVDKMLIFPDNMMDNMNKFPGLVMSQRVLLALTQAGVSREDAYAMVQRNALKVWEERTDFREELLADEAVVAALGVDGIEEKFDLGYHTKHVDTIFARVFGD; encoded by the coding sequence ATGATCCCCCGTTATTCCCGCCCCGAAATGGTCGCCATCTGGGAGCCCGCTACCAAGTTTCGCATCTGGTACGAGATCGAGGCGCATGCCTGCGACGCGATGGCCGATCTGGGCGTGATCCCGCGCGAGAATGCGGACGCCGTTTGGAAGGCAAAGGACGTGGAATTCGACGTCGCCCGCATTGATGAGATCGAGGCCGTGACCAAGCATGACGTCATCGCCTTCCTCACCCATCTGGCCGAACATGTGGGCAGCGATGAGGCGCGTTTCGTGCATCAGGGCATGACGTCGTCGGATGTGCTCGACACCTGCCTGAACGTGCAACTGGTGCGTGCGGCAGATATCCTCATCGCGGATCTGGAGAACCTTCTGGCCGCCCTGAAACGTCGCGCGATGGAACACAAGATGACCGTGCGCGTCGGCCGGTCCCACGGGATCCACGCCGAGCCCACCACGATGGGCCTGACGTTTGCCCGCTTCTACGCCGAGATGGACCGCAACCTTGCCCGCATGAAGCTGGCGCGTGAAGAGGTGGCAACAGGCGCAATCTCGGGCGCCGTCGGCACCTTCGCCAACATCGATCCGCGCGTGGAAGAGCATGTCTGCGCGCAACTGGGCCTGACGCCCGAGCCGATTTCCACGCAGGTCATCCCGCGCGACCGCCACGCGATGTTCTTTGCCACCCTCGGCGTCATCGCCAGCAGTATCGAGAACGTCGCCACGGAAATCCGCCACATGCAGCGCACGGAAGTGCTGGAAGGGGCGGAGTTCTTCTCGGTCGGGCAAAAGGGATCCTCCGCGATGCCGCACAAGAAGAACCCGGTTCTGACCGAAAACCTGACCGGGCTGGCGCGGCTCGTGCGCATGTCCGTGGTGCCCGCGATGGAAAACGTCGCGCTCTGGCACGAGCGTGATATCTCGCATTCCTCGGTCGAACGCGCGATCGGGCCGGATTCCACGGTGACGCTGGATTTCGCCCTGAACCGCCTGACCGGCGTTGTCGACAAGATGCTGATCTTCCCCGACAATATGATGGACAACATGAACAAATTCCCCGGTCTGGTGATGTCCCAGCGGGTGCTTCTGGCCCTGACCCAAGCCGGTGTCAGCCGCGAAGATGCCTATGCCATGGTCCAGCGCAACGCGCTCAAGGTCTGGGAAGAGCGCACGGATTTCCGCGAGGAATTGCTGGCCGATGAGGCTGTCGTGGCCGCCTTGGGGGTGGACGGGATCGAAGAGAAATTCGACCTTGGCTATCACACCAAACACGTCGACACGATCTTTGCGCGGGTCTTCGGCGACTGA
- a CDS encoding ligase-associated DNA damage response exonuclease, with amino-acid sequence MVLEFTEKGIYCPAADAYIDPWRPVPRALITHGHSDHARPGHGAYLATEGSAPVIRHRLGDIRMETTAYGTVHQIGDARISFHPAGHVPGSAQIRVEVGGEVWVASGDYKTIDDGLSEPFEPVRCDTFITESTFGLPIYDWPSQEALAHDLNAWWAACVADGKRAVLGVYALGKAQRIMRLLDPAIGPILTHGAVEATNKVLRGQGLILPETVPVVDGMDAKSHPTAIVLAPPSALGSAWMKRFGAVSTGFASGWMRLRGVRRRRAADRGFVVSDHADWKGLNAAIAETGAQRVFVTHGYTAQFSKWLSEQGYDAGIVETEFGGESLDETEETAA; translated from the coding sequence ATGGTTCTGGAATTCACCGAAAAGGGCATCTACTGCCCCGCCGCCGATGCCTATATCGATCCATGGCGCCCTGTGCCACGGGCGCTGATCACCCACGGCCACTCGGATCACGCCCGCCCCGGCCATGGGGCCTATCTTGCGACCGAAGGCTCGGCCCCCGTGATCCGGCACCGTCTGGGCGACATTCGGATGGAAACGACAGCCTATGGCACCGTGCACCAGATCGGCGATGCGCGCATCAGCTTCCACCCGGCGGGCCACGTGCCGGGCTCGGCCCAGATCCGCGTCGAGGTGGGGGGCGAGGTCTGGGTTGCCTCGGGCGATTACAAGACCATCGATGACGGCCTGTCCGAACCGTTCGAGCCGGTCCGTTGCGACACCTTCATCACCGAATCCACCTTTGGACTGCCGATCTATGACTGGCCCTCGCAAGAGGCCCTCGCCCATGATCTCAACGCGTGGTGGGCCGCCTGCGTCGCGGACGGAAAGCGCGCCGTCCTGGGTGTTTATGCGTTGGGAAAAGCACAACGCATCATGCGGCTTCTGGACCCTGCCATTGGCCCGATCCTGACCCACGGCGCCGTGGAGGCCACCAATAAGGTCCTGCGCGGCCAAGGCCTGATCCTGCCCGAAACCGTCCCCGTGGTCGACGGCATGGACGCAAAAAGCCACCCGACCGCGATCGTGCTTGCCCCCCCGTCGGCCCTTGGGTCGGCCTGGATGAAACGCTTTGGCGCGGTCTCGACGGGGTTCGCCTCGGGCTGGATGCGCCTGCGCGGAGTCCGCCGCAGGCGCGCGGCGGATCGGGGCTTTGTGGTCAGTGACCATGCCGATTGGAAGGGTCTGAACGCCGCCATCGCCGAGACCGGCGCGCAGCGCGTCTTCGTCACCCACGGCTACACGGCGCAATTCTCCAAATGGCTGTCCGAGCAGGGCTATGACGCGGGCATCGTCGAGACGGAGTTCGGCGGCGAAAGCCTGGATGAGACCGAGGAGACCGCCGCATGA
- a CDS encoding DUF6314 family protein, translated as MGLPFAEVFGCLIRSYGKGGNPVRQLADLEGRWRVLRDIDDRRAGLTGRFEGEALWSPDADGLTQTETGVLRYATAAPMQATRRYLWREDGNGLHVFFDDARPFHTVPAQGQEALHDCPPDTYRVRYTFAEDAFTTVWHVTGPRKDAVLTTYFTRA; from the coding sequence ATGGGCTTGCCTTTCGCGGAGGTTTTCGGCTGTCTGATACGAAGCTACGGCAAAGGGGGCAACCCGGTGCGGCAATTGGCAGATCTTGAAGGCCGCTGGCGCGTTCTACGCGACATCGACGACCGCCGTGCAGGCCTGACGGGCCGGTTCGAGGGCGAGGCCCTGTGGTCCCCCGATGCCGATGGTCTGACCCAGACCGAGACGGGCGTTCTGCGCTATGCCACCGCCGCCCCCATGCAAGCCACGCGCCGCTACCTGTGGCGCGAAGACGGGAACGGGCTGCATGTATTTTTCGACGATGCTCGCCCGTTCCATACCGTCCCCGCACAGGGGCAGGAGGCGCTGCACGATTGCCCGCCCGACACCTACCGCGTGCGCTATACCTTCGCGGAAGATGCCTTCACCACCGTCTGGCACGTCACGGGGCCGCGCAAGGACGCGGTGCTGACCACGTATTTCACGCGGGCGTGA
- a CDS encoding FliG C-terminal domain-containing protein, which translates to MGLLRDFDLGSASATLDADDDSPFAMKDVTPRQMGSQQKAAVIVRLLLGQGVSPGVQRLAPHHQTRLAHIISGLGTIDRKTLASVVHEFTDLIDNLALSFPDGLTETLELLEPHLSEHALNVLKTGVERGAGNDPWARVAKQPVERLAPLFASESAEVGAVLLSKLTVAKASALLSELPEDRAEILAHTVALTESITPELVERIGEHIAQVLEAIPPPAFAKTAAERVGAILNSTPQAAREKLLEGLDTRDAPFAKEVRKSIFSFNHIPMRVDPPDVPIIVRRADAQSIIVAFAAGLTAAPLTVEFMLENMSKRLAEQMRNEAEGLCTPKAEEGEAAMAELISTIRDLEASGDLKLLPPPE; encoded by the coding sequence ATGGGCTTGCTGCGTGATTTTGATCTGGGTTCTGCATCGGCAACGCTGGATGCGGACGACGATAGCCCTTTCGCGATGAAAGATGTGACCCCCCGCCAAATGGGGTCGCAACAAAAGGCGGCCGTGATCGTGCGGTTGCTGTTGGGCCAAGGCGTGTCTCCGGGGGTGCAGCGACTTGCGCCGCATCATCAGACCAGACTTGCCCACATCATCTCCGGGCTTGGAACGATCGACCGCAAGACGCTTGCGTCGGTGGTGCATGAGTTCACCGATCTGATCGATAATCTGGCCCTCAGTTTCCCCGATGGCCTCACCGAAACCCTTGAACTGCTGGAACCGCACCTGAGCGAACACGCCTTGAACGTTCTCAAGACGGGCGTTGAGCGGGGCGCAGGAAATGATCCCTGGGCGCGGGTGGCGAAACAACCGGTGGAGCGTTTGGCCCCGCTTTTCGCCAGCGAAAGCGCCGAGGTTGGTGCGGTTCTGCTGTCCAAGCTGACCGTTGCGAAGGCGTCGGCCCTGTTGTCGGAGCTTCCCGAGGATCGGGCAGAGATTCTGGCCCATACGGTGGCCCTGACAGAATCAATCACGCCCGAACTGGTCGAGCGGATTGGCGAGCACATCGCCCAGGTTCTGGAGGCGATCCCACCGCCGGCCTTCGCCAAGACGGCCGCCGAGCGGGTCGGTGCGATCCTGAACTCGACCCCGCAAGCGGCCCGCGAAAAGCTGCTCGAAGGGTTGGATACCCGCGACGCGCCGTTTGCGAAGGAAGTGCGCAAATCCATCTTCTCCTTCAACCACATCCCGATGCGGGTAGACCCGCCCGACGTGCCGATCATCGTCCGCCGGGCCGATGCGCAGTCGATCATTGTGGCCTTTGCCGCAGGGCTTACCGCAGCCCCCCTGACGGTCGAATTCATGTTGGAAAACATGTCGAAGCGCCTGGCCGAACAGATGCGAAACGAGGCCGAAGGTCTGTGCACGCCGAAGGCCGAGGAAGGCGAAGCCGCCATGGCGGAATTGATCAGCACGATCCGGGATCTGGAGGCCTCTGGGGACCTGAAGCTGCTTCCGCCGCCGGAATAA